TGTAGGTGTTAATACTAATAATATTGATGATATTGTAAATCAAATGAAAAATAATATAAGAAATTATATTGAATTGAGTGATATTAAAAATAAATATTATGTATTTGGTAGTCAAACATATTCTTTTCAGAATGAAAAATTACAACAGAAATATAACAAGTATTGTAATGACTTGAAAAAGGTATTTGATGAAAGATCAACCAAAGAATTTAACAATAAAATTAATGTTTTTTTTGATAAAACTGATAAGTGGAGTGCAGACTTACTTAGTTATGTAAGTGATGAAAAAAATATAAGTGAAATATTGACATATAAGGGGTTTTTAAGTGTAATTGATTTTGAAAAATTATTAACATGTATAAAAGTATCTTCAAATACGCAAATAACGGAATTTACTGCAGTAATTAATTGCTATATATATAATTTGGGAAATATTAAAGATTTTTTAGCAAATGATATTTATATAATACAAAAGTTAATTAATGAATTGGAAAAATATAAGAATACACTAAAAGGTGGTAAAATAAGAATATATAATATTAATAACTTAATAGAACAACTTGAAAGTATATCTAATAGATTAAGATAAAAAAATTATATAAATTAAAAAGATAGAGTTTTATATTTTTAAAATTCTATCTTTTTAGTTTATAGTATATTTTAAATAAAGTGAGGTGATAAGCATTAATTATGTAGAACCAATAAGAGATAGTGGAAAAGTAGAAGATATAGCAGCAACATTAAGAAAACAATCTGAAAGAAATTATATAATGTTTATATTGGGAATATATTCAGGACTTAGAGTTTCAGATATACTAAGATTAAAGGTTAAGGATGTCAAAAACCGAGATTATATAAATATTAGGGAGAAGAAGACAAGAAAGCAAAGAGTATTCCCTATAAACAATTTGGTAAAAAGGGAACTAAAAAAGTATTGTGAGGATATGGATTTAAACAGTTATTTAATTAAAAGTCGGCAAGGATGTAATAAGCCATTAAGCAGGGAAACTGCATATTTAATAATAAGACGTGCAGGAGAAGAAAATGGAATAGTGAATTTAGGAACTCATTCAATGAGGAAAACTTTTGGCTATCATTTTTATATGCAATATAAGGATATTGTTACACTACAAAAGATATTTAATCATAGTGATCCAAGCGTAACTCTTCACTATATAGGAGTTGAACAAGGATATATAAATAGTAAGATTAAAAACTTTAAAATATAAGGTGATGTTATGAATATATATGATTTAAATAAAAAGATTGCTGAGCTTGGTGAAATTAGAGTTCTTCTTAATATTCCAATAAATCAAAGTGATAGTGTAGAAGAAAAGATATTTAAAAAATATTTAGAGGTTGAGAATGTAAAAGAAGTAGCAGCATATATAAACGAACTTGGATATAGAATTAAGAGTGATAGAGGTAAGCGAAAATATATAGCACAAGATATAAGCAATATATTAACTGATAAGGATATTAAAATTGAAAATAAAAAATTAAAAAATATAGTTATTAAATTATTCTATGCACATAAAAGAGGTGCGAAAAATGGTAATTGGTAACTATATTTTTTTATTGTTTCTTTATTAGTTATTCAAAAAAGAATGATGTGTAACTCGAAAAATAGATATTAATAAAATATAGAAAAATCAAAGTGTTAAGGGTATATTGTCACCTAAACACACTTAGTAATGAAGATAATTCATATTTAAGAATATAATTATATTGAATATATTGCAAAAAGAGGTATAATTAAGTAAAAATGAAAGAAGGTGTTTAAAATGTTAGAGCAATTAATAAAAACAGGCAATGAATTCAATGGTAAGTTTACAGCATCATATAAGTATGGTAGTCTTATGGGAATTGATAAAACAAAGCAAAACGAGTATTTAAAATGGCTTGCAAAACTTGGGGTTTATTGTGAGAGTAAGTTAAGGACAAAGTATCCTGAAATGACTGCTAATATTCTTTCGATGGTAAAAAAACAAAGTATATATGAGAAAGATTATGAAATAATTGTTGGGTACTTAGAATCTGCAAAA
The Clostridium felsineum DSM 794 DNA segment above includes these coding regions:
- a CDS encoding recombinase family protein; protein product: MNIYDLNKKIAELGEIRVLLNIPINQSDSVEEKIFKKYLEVENVKEVAAYINELGYRIKSDRGKRKYIAQDISNILTDKDIKIENKKLKNIVIKLFYAHKRGAKNGNW
- a CDS encoding site-specific integrase → MNYVEPIRDSGKVEDIAATLRKQSERNYIMFILGIYSGLRVSDILRLKVKDVKNRDYINIREKKTRKQRVFPINNLVKRELKKYCEDMDLNSYLIKSRQGCNKPLSRETAYLIIRRAGEENGIVNLGTHSMRKTFGYHFYMQYKDIVTLQKIFNHSDPSVTLHYIGVEQGYINSKIKNFKI